A section of the Leptotrichia sp. HSP-342 genome encodes:
- a CDS encoding CARF domain-containing protein, which yields MQKRNENKIYEKAIKESLKDYNPIFEYIKTDIGNAHLFDIYFNKINETFNRIKLEHPNAEVLVNVTSGTAQMISNLVMYTVDAININIIPIQVATPEGKGNTSKVVNDSYKVNNEKENNFDNIEEFRTNRILFPDLRQYSRLLAKN from the coding sequence ATGCAAAAAAGAAATGAGAATAAAATTTATGAAAAAGCGATAAAGGAAAGTTTGAAAGATTATAACCCAATATTTGAATATATTAAGACTGATATTGGTAATGCACATTTGTTTGATATATATTTTAATAAAATAAATGAAACATTTAATAGAATAAAATTAGAACATCCAAATGCGGAAGTTTTGGTAAATGTAACATCGGGAACTGCCCAAATGATTAGCAATTTAGTGATGTACACAGTTGATGCTATAAATATAAATATTATTCCGATACAAGTGGCTACTCCTGAAGGAAAAGGAAATACATCAAAAGTCGTAAATGATAGTTATAAAGTGAACAATGAGAAAGAAAATAATTTTGATAATATAGAGGAATTTAGAACAAATAGAATATTATTTCCTGATTTAAGACAATATTCAAGACTTTTAGCAAAAAATTAG